From Xylanibacter oryzae DSM 17970, a single genomic window includes:
- a CDS encoding DUF4230 domain-containing protein, with protein sequence MKKVILFLTFAALALGSCSEKKTSADIHKQQDTIPMMIMQIQKCSKLYTAEYHIHKIITHDDIMKLKGSFLSHDFNINLPLGKRKIAIPMDATLKAYIDFGKFSESNIKKSGNKIEIILPDPKVILTSSKIDHKNVKKFVAITRSNFSDEEMTNYEKQGRASIIQSIPYLGIIELARDNAARILIPMCRQMGYKEQDITITFRKEFKINDLPGLLDKTTIGNENTQN encoded by the coding sequence ATGAAAAAGGTAATACTATTTTTAACTTTTGCAGCACTCGCATTAGGTTCCTGCTCAGAAAAGAAAACCTCTGCAGATATACATAAGCAGCAAGACACGATACCGATGATGATAATGCAGATACAAAAATGTTCAAAATTGTATACTGCAGAATACCATATACACAAGATTATTACCCACGATGATATAATGAAACTAAAAGGTTCGTTTCTGAGCCACGACTTCAATATTAATCTTCCTCTGGGGAAACGAAAAATAGCAATACCAATGGATGCTACGTTAAAAGCGTATATTGATTTCGGTAAATTTTCAGAATCAAACATAAAAAAAAGTGGCAATAAAATTGAGATTATACTGCCAGATCCAAAGGTTATTCTCACAAGTAGTAAAATAGACCACAAAAATGTAAAAAAGTTTGTAGCTATAACCCGCAGCAACTTCAGTGATGAGGAGATGACAAACTATGAGAAACAGGGACGTGCCTCAATAATACAAAGTATACCTTATCTTGGAATTATAGAATTGGCACGGGATAATGCTGCCAGAATATTAATACCGATGTGCAGACAGATGGGATATAAAGAACAAGACATAACGATCACTTTCCGTAAGGAATTTAAAATAAATGACCTTCCTGGACTGTTAGATAAAACGACTATAGGAAATGAGAATACCCAAAATTAG